CTCCAGGCGGGCATCGCCGGTTTCGGGAATCCGAGGTGCGAGCCCTGCTTGAGGGGGAGGGCATGCTGGACGAGGTGGACGAGGTCGGAAAGCCACGCAACGTGGGCCCGGCCGCCTCCACCGGGCCGGGTCCGGCCAACGCCGGCATGTACTGAACTGGTGCGGACAACGCTACGCGGACCGGGCAGCAGTCCGGTCCGCGTCCCGCTACGGTCACCCATCGTGCGCATGACCGGGCGGTGCTGAGCAGACCGGCTCAGCTCCGGGCCGCGCCGAGCTGGCCGGACCACCGCCGGAACAGGGTGTGCGGAACGCCGAGCGCGTCCAGCACCTTGCCGGCCACGAAATCGATCAACTGCTGGGCGCTGGCCGCCGCGCCCGCGCCGTAGAAGCCAGGGCTGGCCGGCAGCACCACCGCACCCGCGTCGTGCAGCGCGATCAGGTGCTCAAGGTGACTGCGGGTCACCGGAGTCTCCCGAGGTACCACCACCACCGGCCGACGCTCCTTGAGGTTGACCTCGGCGGCGCGCTGCAACAGGTCCTTGGAGAGCCCGATGGCGATCCCCGCGCACGCGGCCGTGCTGGCCGGCGCCACCGCCATTCCGCGCACCCGGTAGGAGCCGCTGCTCGGACCGGCCGCCAGGTCTCCCGCCGGCCAGTGCCGTACGTCCGCGCCGGTCAGGTCCCGGCCGAGCCAGGCGGCGAGGTCCTCGGCCCAGTGCGCGTCGCGGAACGGCCGGCCGGTCTCGTCGAGCACAGTGAGCCGCGCCGCCCGGGAGACGATCAGGTCCACCGGTTCGCCCGCGTCGAGCAGCCCGCCGAGCACGGCCGCCGCGTACGGCGTGCCGGAGGCCCCGGAGACACCGACCACCCATGGTTCCCGCATGCCCCCAGCCTGCCTGGTGGGGTTCGTGCGCTGGCCGGCACCCCCGGGCTCGACCGTCGGGTGGTCCGCCCGAGATGTCCGGGCGGGCACCTGCGTATCCCGTGGACCTGCCATGCTGCCGATGGCCATTCGCACCGGCAGCAGATCGCACAGGAGGCATCGGTGACGACCGGCGAGGTCCTCTGGACTCTGCGCGCCGAATGTCCGATCCCGGCCCGGCTCTCGCCGCACGCCGACCGGGTGCACGAGTGGCTGCTCCGCCTGCTGCCCGAGCTGGGCCTGCCACTGGACGACGCCGCGCTGCACCGGCTCAGCCGGGGAGCCTTCGCCCGGTACGCCGGCCGGCTCTACCCGGATGCCACCGAGGCCGACCTGCGGAGCCTGACCGCCCTGTTCACCTGGTTCTTCCTGGTCGACGACGCCTGCGACGGGCCGGGCCGGCTCGCTCCGGAGCAGATCCGCGCACTGCGTGACGGCACGTTGGCGCTGCTGCACGACGGTCCCCGGGCACGGCACGCGGGATTGACCGGACCGCTACGGCGGCTGCTGGTGCTGGCCTGGCGGGAGCCGCGCCGCCGGATGCCGGCCCGGTGGCGGCTGCGCTTCGCCGACGCGGTGGCCCGGCACCTCGACGGGACCTGGCGGGAGGCGGCCAACAAGGAGGCGGGTCGCCGACCCGGTGTCATCGAGTACGTCGAGCTGCGTCGGGCCACATCGGCGGCGGACGTGTCGTACCCGCTGGCGGAGTTCGTCACCGGCCGGCCGCTGCCCGACCCGGTCTACCACCACCCGCTGCTGCGCCGGGTCGCCCGCACCGGCAACGACCTGCTCTCCTGGTACAACGACCTCGCGTCGCTGGACCGGGACCGGGCCACCTCGGGCGGGCACAACCTGGTGCTGGCCATGCAGGACGAGTGGGGCCTGTCGCCGGCGGAGGCGGTGGACCGGGTGGTTGAGCGCTGGCAGGAGTCGATGCGGCGCTTCGTCGCGCTGCGCGCCACGGTGCCGTCGTTCGGCCCCGCGCTGGACACTGCGGTAGGCGACCACCTCGACGGGGTCGCGTACGCGGTGCGCGGCACCATCGACTGGACGCTGGAGAGTGCCCGCTACCCCACCACCGCCTAGGGCCGTAGGTTGAGCCGGATCACCAGGTCGAGCAGGGCGAAGGCGAAGAGCGCGATGCCGACGAAGCCGTTCGCGGTGAAGAACGCCCGGTTGACCTTGCTCAGGTCGGTCGGGGAGACCACCAGGTGCTGGTAGGCGAACGCGACCGCGGTGAGCGCCAGGCCTACCCACCAGAGCCAGCCGAACCCGACCACCGCCCCGAACCAGACGAAGAGCCCGAAGGTCACCACGTGCGCCACGGTGGAGGCGTGCAGCGCGAAGCGCCGGCCGTACCGGGCGGGCACGCTGTGCACCCCGATCTGCCGGTCCACCTCGTCGTCCTGGCAGGCGTAGATCAGGTCGAACCCGCCGATCCACAGCCCGACCGCGGCACCGAGCAGCCAGGCCGGCCAGGAGCCGTCCAGGGTGCCGGTGACCGCCAGCCAGGCGCCGACCGGGCCGACCGCCTGGGCGACCGCGAGGATCGCGTGCGGCCAGTTGGTGAACCGCTTGCCGTACGGGTAGACCACCAGCGGCACCACGGCGAGCGGCGCCAGCACCAGGCAGAGGGGGTTGAGCAGGGCGGCGACGGCGAGGAAGACCACCAGCGCGACGGCCGCGCCGGTCCAGGCCGTCCGCACGCTCACCGCCCCGGTGACCAGTTCCCGTGCGGCGGTACGCGGGTTCCGCGCGTCGATCCGCCGGTCGAGGATCCGGTTGGCGGCCATCGCGAACGTCCGCGCCCCGACCATCGCCACGGTGATCAGCAGCAGGTCCATCCA
Above is a window of Micromonospora coriariae DNA encoding:
- the mqnP gene encoding menaquinone biosynthesis prenyltransferase MqnP, which gives rise to MAVLDAPAERPGRIKSFLKLVTIEHSVFALPFAYLSALTAMQVNGGRVRWMDLLLITVAMVGARTFAMAANRILDRRIDARNPRTAARELVTGAVSVRTAWTGAAVALVVFLAVAALLNPLCLVLAPLAVVPLVVYPYGKRFTNWPHAILAVAQAVGPVGAWLAVTGTLDGSWPAWLLGAAVGLWIGGFDLIYACQDDEVDRQIGVHSVPARYGRRFALHASTVAHVVTFGLFVWFGAVVGFGWLWWVGLALTAVAFAYQHLVVSPTDLSKVNRAFFTANGFVGIALFAFALLDLVIRLNLRP
- a CDS encoding BldC family transcriptional regulator — protein: MDTGDRLLTPGEVAALFRVDPKTVTRWAAAGRIGSIRTPGGHRRFRESEVRALLEGEGMLDEVDEVGKPRNVGPAASTGPGPANAGMY
- a CDS encoding terpene synthase family protein, encoding MTTGEVLWTLRAECPIPARLSPHADRVHEWLLRLLPELGLPLDDAALHRLSRGAFARYAGRLYPDATEADLRSLTALFTWFFLVDDACDGPGRLAPEQIRALRDGTLALLHDGPRARHAGLTGPLRRLLVLAWREPRRRMPARWRLRFADAVARHLDGTWREAANKEAGRRPGVIEYVELRRATSAADVSYPLAEFVTGRPLPDPVYHHPLLRRVARTGNDLLSWYNDLASLDRDRATSGGHNLVLAMQDEWGLSPAEAVDRVVERWQESMRRFVALRATVPSFGPALDTAVGDHLDGVAYAVRGTIDWTLESARYPTTA
- a CDS encoding UbiX family flavin prenyltransferase — encoded protein: MREPWVVGVSGASGTPYAAAVLGGLLDAGEPVDLIVSRAARLTVLDETGRPFRDAHWAEDLAAWLGRDLTGADVRHWPAGDLAAGPSSGSYRVRGMAVAPASTAACAGIAIGLSKDLLQRAAEVNLKERRPVVVVPRETPVTRSHLEHLIALHDAGAVVLPASPGFYGAGAAASAQQLIDFVAGKVLDALGVPHTLFRRWSGQLGAARS